The DNA sequence ctctgttccctctctctctgttccctctctctcgcagCGGGGGCCTTGTAGGAGCGAGGCAGGGAGAAGTAGGGGCTGTAGTTGTATGATTTGGGGTCTCTCCCTTCAGGGTTGCTCAGTGCGTAGTATCCCCCCTCGTTGGAGAACTTCCGTCCCCCTGCCGcgtcccctccacctcctcctctactgctgtacGACATGTCCATGTACTCTCCATTCTCTGGCCGCTCCACTATACTACCAGAACTACTGACACTACCTCCACCCAGACCtatgttactgctactgctgtggGAGCTGGGGGAGGCCTGGACTGGGGAAGAGGAGTTCCGCCCCCCTGGTAGCATCATCATGTAGCCACGGGGGTCTGGGGGCTGTTGGGCTGAGCGGGGGGCCTGGGGAGAGTGGGAGtgctggggatggtggtggtgaagAGAGGGGGAGCTGGGTTGCATAGGCATGTAGTCCGGTGCATCACAGGGTGAGGCTGCCACCCCACACAACATGGGCATGTAGCCGCTGTCCTCCTTGGCCGAAAAAGGAGGGGGCCGGCCCTGGCTGTGCTCGGAGCAGGAGCTGTAGTCAGAGCggagggaagaagaagaggaggaaggctggGTGATGCTGTCGGTGCGGCCGAGAGACAGGGCCTCTCCCACGGACACCGACTCGTCCAGCGAGAAGGTGGTCTGGGTCATCTTCTGGTACACTGTCACACCACTGCTGCCGCCGGCAACACCCCCCTGACCCCCAGGCCGCGTGAACGAGTGGGTTCGTCTCCTCAGGGACCTGTCGTCATCCGTCGACGTGCTCTCGTCCCGGTTGGGCGTCTCCGCACTGCCAGAGCTACTCCCTCCACCGCTGGCGGCTCCAAACACCTCACGGTGCCAGCCCATGGCCATGTAGTCGCTCATGCAGTTCTCTTCTCTGATCGGTGGGGTGTTGCCAAGGGAATCAGGAGTGTTGCTCCGGACCCTGAAGTAGCGGAAGTCCCCAGGGCTGGAGCCGTACTCGTCTGAGGAGTTGAAGCCTCCGTCTGATGGGGAACCACAGATGGACGCTGAGGAGGGCCGGGTGAGGGTATCGGAGACGGAGCCATGCCCACTGCTGCTGGACACGCTGAcgggggaggtggtggagggaaagtgggagacggggagagaggcgGAGCGGGCGTGGTAGGTGGACCCTGGTAGTGCCCTGGCGTAGCGCCCTACAACCCCGGTGCTCCCGGTATTCCCTGCCCCTACCCCGCCCTCCTGGCGCCCCAGGTGTATCCGGGCAGTGTTCAGGTGGATCAGGCTGCCGGTAACGGATCGGAATGGCCGGTTCATCGTCCCCTCACCCTCGCTCGATGTTCGGAAGCGATAGCCACTGGCGCCAGAGCTCTTACTCGACGGCGGCGTCCCAACCACCGACTCAGTCCTGGAGCGGCGCTGGAGACCTGTCTGGCTCGGAGGCAGGTTACCTAGGTGACGGCGGGTGGTGATAAAAGCGATGGGGTTGGAGCCAGAAGATTGGCTCTTGCTCCTGGGGCGGATCTCAGCAAAGGCCTTCAGAGCCTTCATGGTCTCCAGGATGGTCTCATGCATGTTCTGGGCCACTACGGAGTCATCTACCTGCATCCATATCTCCCCAGGGCCTATAGAGGATGACCGACCCACCTCCATGAAGAAGAAGCTTTCTGAGTGTCCACAGCGTCTGATGTTCATCAGCTGAAGGTTGACACATGGCGTCTCAGAGTTTAGTTTGACCAGGTGGATAGTTTTAGTAGAGAGGCATAAACGATACACACCTGTGAGGTTCTTGGTCTGACCCAGCCCTTTGGGTTTCACGTTCACCTGCCACACCTCTTTGAAAACCGTACCTGGTGTGACGGTACCGTAGCCATCATCCAACTCGTCCGAGTCTAGATGCCCCTTTTTCCCCTCACTCATCAGTTCACTCAGCGCTACATACCAGTCATCTTGTTCCTGCtcgttttcagctacaatagcAAAGTATTCATCCTTAGTGTAGAGGGCTATGAGGTGTTTGTTTTTGGAATCTGCTCGTTTGTTGACAGTGAAGCACTGATACAGATAGATCACCCTTTTCGGGGGAGAAGGGGCGACCGTACCGTTTGCAGCTGCCGCAGCAGCAGACCGCAGACTGTTACGGAATTTTTTCTCGCTGTCATAGTACTCCAACCGACTGAGGCCTAGGTGGCTGGCCGCCCTCAGCACGAAAAACCTCTTGTGGCCGTGTTTCTGTTTCCGCAGATAGCCACACTTCTGAATGTCGTCCACTACACCTTCTGAGGTAGCCACGCTAACATTAGCATTCGCGGCTAGTTGTATCGCGGCCGACGCCGCGTTTACCGACGCAGCGAGTGCGTGGTGGCTAGCAGCGGGGTCCTGCTGTACCAGGTTCAAAGATGATGACGAGGCTTTCCTTACCGGGGACTCCGTGATGTTTTCAACAGAGAGATGATGTTCCGTCGCCGCCTGGTAGTGGTGCGACAGCGGGTGTTGTTGTCCTTTGGGCAGCGAGCTCTGGGGGTAGTGATGGTGGCTGGAGGGCGGCAAGTGCTGATGGAAACGAGCTCCGCTGGCCCCGACACCACCGATATTCAATAACGGGGAAGGGGGTTCCCCGACCGAGCGGTCTCCATCATTGGCTGCCGCTGGTTTTGTCCCGATGCCCCTCTGTTGCGTCTCCACTAACAACATAGCCGCTTTGCTTTCTTGGTAATTCGTGAAATTTGCCATTTAGAAAACACAACCAAAGGTCACTTTACCTAAACCGTGCTGTGGACCTAGACCCCATTCTTGTTTTGGAGACGGGCTCCGACTGGCGctgctgtgttgtgctgtggcTACACGGCGCGATGGTTAGCTACAATACAACCGTAAATGTATGTTGGTTCTGTTTGAAAACGGCCGGTCCAGGCCTCTTCGTCACAAACAGGTATCCAATGTACGCTTTTAGGAAAGGAAGCCCACCGTGTGAAATGTTTCCACGTTCAACCCCGTTTCTTTTAATCGTTAGCTAGCAATCagtccccttctccctctgtacaCAACTCTACCGAGCGGAGCACAAACATCACGTGACTCGCGCGTACCAATAAGCAGGAGGAATAATGAGCGAGTCGGGGCTTCTCATTGGACGTTCAGCGATATTGACAGGAACTGACAGGTAAAAAAGCCAATAATTGAGGGTGATTCGTGTTTTACGTCAATACGGTCGACTAATGATCTCGCACGGAGTGTCATTGAGGTTAAAAGAGGAGGGCACGTTTTTGTTGATGATCGACATTTGACTGGCCAATGATTATCGGTAGAGTGATAGGCGTTCGTTGATGCTACCACTCTCATTGGACAATATGGTTGATTGACGTTGAGGTTATCTAATCACAGTGTGACCACATggaccaatggctgtgctgtttTAGTTTGCAAGTTTCATATTGCAAGTTTCTCCTGTGCTACTTATTGGTAGGCATTGAAGGCCAAATGTGCCCTAAAACACTTCCTTATCTCCTACCACTTTGGTATACTTTGCAGATCTCAAAGAACTGGATAGGTGTAAGCAACATGGCAGGGACTACCCTAAACCCATTTGAAATGCTATGAATCTCACCTATCCGGTTATTTCAGGGCCAATATTCGGAATGTTTCTCAGAGTTAGTTTATTCTTTATTTaataggcaagtcagataagaacaaattcttatttacattgatggCCGTTGGCCATCTTATTCATCCCTCTACACTTGTgtgtattttttaattttttaatttt is a window from the Oncorhynchus keta strain PuntledgeMale-10-30-2019 chromosome 35, Oket_V2, whole genome shotgun sequence genome containing:
- the LOC118369199 gene encoding insulin receptor substrate 1-like → MANFTNYQESKAAMLLVETQQRGIGTKPAAANDGDRSVGEPPSPLLNIGGVGASGARFHQHLPPSSHHHYPQSSLPKGQQHPLSHHYQAATEHHLSVENITESPVRKASSSSLNLVQQDPAASHHALAASVNAASAAIQLAANANVSVATSEGVVDDIQKCGYLRKQKHGHKRFFVLRAASHLGLSRLEYYDSEKKFRNSLRSAAAAAANGTVAPSPPKRVIYLYQCFTVNKRADSKNKHLIALYTKDEYFAIVAENEQEQDDWYVALSELMSEGKKGHLDSDELDDGYGTVTPGTVFKEVWQVNVKPKGLGQTKNLTGVYRLCLSTKTIHLVKLNSETPCVNLQLMNIRRCGHSESFFFMEVGRSSSIGPGEIWMQVDDSVVAQNMHETILETMKALKAFAEIRPRSKSQSSGSNPIAFITTRRHLGNLPPSQTGLQRRSRTESVVGTPPSSKSSGASGYRFRTSSEGEGTMNRPFRSVTGSLIHLNTARIHLGRQEGGVGAGNTGSTGVVGRYARALPGSTYHARSASLPVSHFPSTTSPVSVSSSSGHGSVSDTLTRPSSASICGSPSDGGFNSSDEYGSSPGDFRYFRVRSNTPDSLGNTPPIREENCMSDYMAMGWHREVFGAASGGGSSSGSAETPNRDESTSTDDDRSLRRRTHSFTRPGGQGGVAGGSSGVTVYQKMTQTTFSLDESVSVGEALSLGRTDSITQPSSSSSSLRSDYSSCSEHSQGRPPPFSAKEDSGYMPMLCGVAASPCDAPDYMPMQPSSPSLHHHHPQHSHSPQAPRSAQQPPDPRGYMMMLPGGRNSSSPVQASPSSHSSSSNIGLGGGSVSSSGSIVERPENGEYMDMSYSSRGGGGGDAAGGRKFSNEGGYYALSNPEGRDPKSYNYSPYFSLPRSYKAPAAREREQREREQREREQREREQREREQREREQREREQREREQREREQREREQREREQREREPRAHDEYVPMSSPAKPVYSQVATGNVGERGVTTRGVGSGGSDTPHILPHGYPPPPYGVHHQAANSDRRTTPVRPNRLPLGRRSFHGSLRVSEPDAAEVLSSPGEYINIEFGGRYGPPTACPLSAQDGSPSVGSAEQRHSPPHPYPQNQDYMSVEVGVGGGGDDGGRLAKNKSPRPSLVAPWNPPSYIRPLAAGASVSGAPGSSGARWRTGTDDYTDMTFNLSSGEESRGLRSSPTAMLQHLCLMESCYPPNLTPTSASPPSSSPQLEPIKVVRADPQGRRRHSSETFSSSSTSGGVGATSSSTNPNPSSGSANPSALNVAHLAESSKWTGSGSFDSVWMCVEGVGGDSAGLPARPVPSDLGIASASSVCPPGGRMCRNMSVGYQNGLNYIALELRDDRDSNPLPVPQQQQGGTGHGTGVTPNAPQASNLTVPVAEDNGAYGSIDLIKSDRMTATSKD